The genomic region GTGGACGGCTACGTCGCCCGATGGAACGTGCCGGTCAACGAGTTGTTCAAGCAGGGCTACGGCTCGATCGGATGCTGGCCGTGCACTCGCCGTACCGCCGCGGGGGAGGACCCGCGGGCCGGGCGGTGGGCGATGTTCGAGAAGACCGAGTGCGGACTGCACGTCTGACCCGACCGGTCCGGCGGGTGGTGAGCGGGGCGGCGGCGCCTCGGCCGTCCGCCGATCCCGTCGTCCTGGTCGCGCACGGTAGCCGTGATCCGCGGGCTGCCGCGGCGACCGGGGCCCTGGCCCGGGCGGTGTCGGCGGCCCGCCCGGGCACCCCGGTGTCGGCGAGCTGGCTCGACCACACCGATCCGGATCCGGCCGAGGCGCTGCGGGCGCTCGCCGACGCCGGTCATCCGCGGGCGGTGCTGGTCCCGGTGCTGTTGACCGCCGCGTACCACCGTCGGGTCGACATCCCGGCGGCGGTCGCCGCGGCCCGAGCCTCGGCGCCGTCACTGTCCGTACGGGTGACCGACGTGCTCGGTCCGGTTGGCGGGGCGGTGGACGGGAGTCTGCTGGCCGGCCTGCGGCGGCGGTTGGCGGAGGCGGAGCCGGGTCCGTTCGACGCGCTGGTGCTGGCCGCGGCGGGCACCCGGGACCCTCGGGCCCGCGGCTCGGTGGGTCAGGTGGCCGCCGCCCTCGGCAGCCGCCTCGGCGTGCCGGTCCGGGTGTCGTACGCCTCGGCCGCCCCGCCGACGGTCGACGCGGCGGTCGCCCGGCTGCGCGCGGAGGGTGCCCGCCGGGTGGCGGTGTCGGCGTACTTCCTGGCGCCCGGTCTCTTCCACGACGCGGTGACGGTGGCGGCGCGTGCCGCCGGTGCGGTGGCGGTCTCCGCGCCCCTCACCGACGCCCCGGAACTCGCGGATCTCGTGCTGCGCAGAGTCGACGCCGCGCTGGCGGGCGGCCTGCCCCGGCCACTGACAACAGCCGTTGGGGCGCGGGTGGCCCGGAGCGGTGGACCGGGCCTCGGGCTGGTGTCGCGCGCGGCCCGCAGCGGCCGGTCGGCCGGCTCCGGACAGCAGAACGCCCCGGCGGGTTGAACCCGGCGGGGCGTGCAGCTGTGTCGGTGGGTCAGGCGGAGTGAGCGCGCAGCACCCGGAGGCCGCCGCGACGCTTCACGGCGCGCCGCTCCTCCTCGCTCATCCCGCCCCAGACGCCCGCGTCCTGACCCGACTCGAGCGCCCACTGCAGGCACTGGTCGGTCACGGAGCAGCGCCGGCAGACGGCCTTGGCCTGCTCGACCTGCAGGAGAGCCGGTCCGGACGTCCCGATCGGGAAGAACAGCTCCGGGTCCTCGTCGCGGCAGACAGCATGGTGACGCCAGTCCATGGCGGCAACACTCCTCATTCTGGATGGGTGGCAGATCGTGCTTTGTTGCTTTTCCTATATGCATCCGCAACGCCGGTCGTAACGGTTCGCGTTCGACTATTCGGCATTGCGTGAGCAGGCTGTTGGCACCGGGGACCTGCCGGAACGGCTCAACGTGCCGAGCATATCCAGGCAATGTCCCGGTAACTCAAGTTCGCTTGTGAATACTTTCACGAACTCACACAATGTCAAGGGTGACGCTCGGAAAAACTCCGCGCGGTGAGCAAGCCCACAACCCATTTGTCCGGGTTTCCGAGTGATCCGGTTACCCCGCGTACCACAGTCGAGGATCAATATAGTACAGTCCGCGTGACATTGCTGACATTTCCGGCACCTGCCCCTCGGTGTTGCGGCCACCGCGTCGTTGCGGTGTCACGGCCGCGTCGACCTAGGGCAGTACCCGAGAGCTAGCAGATTACTCTCAGTGCCGCGGGAACGGATGTGAATCTGACTTTTTCCCGCTCGCCGAGGTAGTCGCCGTCCAGTTGGAACGCCTGCGGACGGCTCGACAGCAGCGTGAACTCCGCAACGTCATGTAGCCGCAACACCTGGCGACCATGCGGATCGGGGTGCCCGGAGACGAACTGCGTCACTGTCCGTGCCGTGCTGGGCACCCGGAGCTGACGGAAGGCGAGCACGTCCAGGCCCAGGTCGAACGACGCCTCCGGGTTCGGGTTGATCTCGCGGTCGCCCAGGTAGGTCCACGGCGCCGTGTTCTGGATGATGGCCGAAGCCAGCTCGCCCTGGCCCGCCTCGCCAGGGCGCTCCAGACTGATCGCCGGGTGCCGCCGGTCGGAGGCGAAGAAGTACTGGCTCAGGATCGCGCGCAGGTAGAGCCCGGGGCTGGACACCCGCCCCTTCCGGCGGGCCTGCTCCACCCGGTGGATCACGGCGGCGTCGAGGCCGAAGCCGGCGCAGAACGTGAAATAGCGGTCGTCGGCGCGGCCGAG from Micromonospora sp. WMMD812 harbors:
- a CDS encoding CbiX/SirB N-terminal domain-containing protein is translated as MVSGAAAPRPSADPVVLVAHGSRDPRAAAATGALARAVSAARPGTPVSASWLDHTDPDPAEALRALADAGHPRAVLVPVLLTAAYHRRVDIPAAVAAARASAPSLSVRVTDVLGPVGGAVDGSLLAGLRRRLAEAEPGPFDALVLAAAGTRDPRARGSVGQVAAALGSRLGVPVRVSYASAAPPTVDAAVARLRAEGARRVAVSAYFLAPGLFHDAVTVAARAAGAVAVSAPLTDAPELADLVLRRVDAALAGGLPRPLTTAVGARVARSGGPGLGLVSRAARSGRSAGSGQQNAPAG
- a CDS encoding WhiB family transcriptional regulator — protein: MDWRHHAVCRDEDPELFFPIGTSGPALLQVEQAKAVCRRCSVTDQCLQWALESGQDAGVWGGMSEEERRAVKRRGGLRVLRAHSA
- a CDS encoding diacylglycerol kinase family protein, whose product is MRAVLVVNPKATTTSERSRDVLVRALRSEVDLSVRYTRRRGHATALAREAAEEGVDVVVTLGGDGTVNEVVNGLMAAEPPTAPGALPPAERLPALATVPGGSTNVFARALGLPGEWPEGTSMILEGLRLGRYRTIGLGRADDRYFTFCAGFGLDAAVIHRVEQARRKGRVSSPGLYLRAILSQYFFASDRRHPAISLERPGEAGQGELASAIIQNTAPWTYLGDREINPNPEASFDLGLDVLAFRQLRVPSTARTVTQFVSGHPDPHGRQVLRLHDVAEFTLLSSRPQAFQLDGDYLGEREKVRFTSVPAALRVIC